In Theileria equi strain WA chromosome 3, complete sequence, the genomic window TAAATTTTCGGTAGGTATAAAACCTAAAATATAAGTGTTATGTTAAACGATAACAAACCATCTAgaaaaatatttattccTTCCCTAACACTAAAAGGTGAGGTAACGACACCATAGATGGAAGGCTTTCCCCAAAGACAGCAAATATAGTCAGAAAGGTAATCTAAGACAGAAAGGTCATGCTCTACCACTATAATATAACGCTCATGCTGAACAGCTTGTCTTATTACTCTAGCTGCTATAATCCTTTGTCTAATGTCAAGGTAACTACTGGGTTCGTCAAACATTAACACATCTGAATCGCAAAGAATGGCAACACAAATGGCAAAACGCTGTAATTCTCCACCAGATAAATCAGAGACTTTCCTTGATAACAAATGGGCCAGTTCCAATGTTATTATTAGATCATCCTTCATTCCTTTTTTATCCTTCGCATCGAGTATTTCACCAACTGTTCCAGAGACCTATATAAATCATGTAATATAGATAAAATAGAAACCTGTTTTGGAATATTATCTACATATTGGGGTTTAACAGCAGTGGTTAAATTATCTTCCAACATTCTTGTGAAATATCCTTGCAGCTCCGAGCCTCTAAAGTATTGTAAAATCTCTGACCAATCGGGGGGCGCTTCATATTTCCCTAAGTTAGGTTTTAATTTACCAGATAAGACTTTCAACGCAGTGGACTTCCCAATACCATTCGTACCGACGAGTCCAAGAATCTGTTGCACATGTATTTCTGAGAAGGTAAATTACCTGTCCGGGTCTGGGAACTGGAAGCCTATGTAGCTTAAATGTGTTTGGTCCGAAACGATGCGTTGTATCCTTTCCTAGATCTCTGGGTAGGTTAATTATATTAATAGCCTCAAATGGGCATTTCTTTACACAAATACCACAACCGATACATAATGTTTCGGAAATATATGCGATTTTACTCGTTGGTTCAACCATGATACACTGCTTTCCTGTATATATCTATATTCGACCGCATTTTTGATTAATAAAACGACGTAACAGATCGTGTATTGGCGCATTTAAACTAAACATACCAGTTTTGGTGACTGGGCAATTGCGTCGGCATTCTTGTCTACATTTTTTAGGTTTGCACTTGTCAGTGGAGACTATAGCTATACGTAATTTACTGTCAGTCGCACCGAAATCAGGTGCCTTACTTTTGTCTTGTCTTTTCATTTTGATAAACAAGAATTATAAATAAAACTCTGATAGAGCAAGCGAATATTTGTTGCCGTACCACTCTAACACGACAATCACAGGGTACTCAACACaattgaaatatttttgagGTTATACTTGATCAATCGGTTTTGACAAACTAAAATCTTTATGTCTAGGAAATTTCAGTATGCCGATCGCTATGTATTGCACCTTTATTTGAACATTTAATGTGGAATCACGCATAATCCTCACTGTTTTGCACGGAATGTCTGCAACAGATCTAAAATTGTGTTATATTGATCGGAATGGAGCACTTGTCACACGAGAGACAAGAACATAAAGTcgataaaattttatatgCCAGTACCGATGAAAAGGTAACTTTAGATTATATTCTGATTAGTGAACGTATAGTCACAACCTGtttttaaaacaaaccaaaaATACACAAATAAGTCGAAGAATAAGGCGCCGGCTGAACTGCCTAATAATGTTCCTTTCAATCCAT contains:
- a CDS encoding ABC transporter, ATP-binding protein domain-containing protein (encoded by transcript BEWA_011120A), with amino-acid sequence MKRQDKSKAPDFGATDSKLRIAIVSTDKCKPKKCRQECRRNCPVTKTGKQCIMVEPTSKIAYISETLCIGCGICVKKCPFEAINIINLPRDLGKDTTHRFGPNTFKLHRLPVPRPGQILGLVGTNGIGKSTALKVLSGKLKPNLGKYEAPPDWSEILQYFRGSELQGYFTRMLEDNLTTAVKPQYVDNIPKQVSGTVGEILDAKDKKGMKDDLIITLELAHLLSRKVSDLSGGELQRFAICVAILCDSDVLMFDEPSSYLDIRQRIIAARVIRQAVQHERYIIVVEHDLSVLDYLSDYICCLWGKPSIYGVVTSPFSVREGINIFLDGFIPTENLRFREESLCFKVAADVEMEEIERLHCYKYPKLEKKMGTFSLTVMPGDFNDSEILVLLGENGTGKTTFIKMLAGILQSDNVEAEAIIPRLSVSYKPQTITAKFDGTVKQLFLMKIREAFASPIFQTDVVKPMQVEHLMDQQLKNLSGGELQRVALILVLGKPADIYLIDEPSAYLDSEQRIIASRVIKRFTFYNKKTTFVVEHDFIMATYLANRVIVFEGKPGIETTALTPEPLSIGFNRFLKSLDVTFRRDPVNYRPRINKLDSVKDKEQKASGLYFTLDA